In Nocardioides cavernae, a single genomic region encodes these proteins:
- a CDS encoding prenyltransferase/squalene oxidase repeat-containing protein — MHHRIRPVRTALVALSTAALGVGVLAAPPASAEPTPALRAAKAAAASTDSTPSTIAAEWIAGELRDGLMVGSSGPDFGLTIDTGMALSTVASQGGTVTAINNSLEPRIADYVGDGTKESYAGALGKAATFARVAKKNPTSYGGVNLITRLEERTADATTGTAPNTTPNPLVGRISDKSEFGDYANVVGQSYAARALTLANSSEAGAARDFLLKQQCASGYFRADFDKPDVPSQACAEGVAGSAADPDVTALAVINLVESGDKSPAVVGALAKAGTWLADRQRGSGAFRAAAPVSKINTNSTALGGYALGLLKNRDAALKAALWVRKNQPVDKYKCRTALTKDTGAVAYRKDRATGAKTSGIPADARDEWRRATSQAILGLQFAPASKDKLRIVSVRKQARAGERVQFRVFGLAPSESACLQVKGDFVRVKGKTSGDKIVRKLQLPTGNQRRVALVKTSDDEARTSLRVRN, encoded by the coding sequence ATGCACCATCGCATTCGACCTGTCCGAACGGCTCTGGTCGCCCTGTCGACCGCAGCGCTGGGGGTCGGCGTACTCGCCGCTCCGCCTGCATCCGCTGAGCCCACGCCCGCCCTGCGCGCCGCCAAGGCCGCCGCGGCGAGCACCGACAGCACCCCGTCCACGATCGCCGCCGAGTGGATCGCCGGGGAGCTCAGGGACGGCCTCATGGTCGGTTCGTCCGGTCCGGACTTCGGCCTCACCATCGACACCGGGATGGCCCTCTCGACCGTCGCCAGCCAGGGCGGCACCGTGACGGCGATCAACAACTCCCTCGAGCCGCGCATCGCCGACTACGTCGGCGACGGGACCAAGGAGTCCTACGCCGGCGCGCTTGGCAAGGCGGCCACGTTCGCCAGGGTCGCCAAGAAGAACCCGACGAGCTACGGAGGGGTCAACCTGATCACCCGGCTCGAGGAGCGCACCGCCGACGCCACCACCGGCACGGCGCCGAACACCACGCCGAACCCGCTCGTGGGCCGGATCTCCGACAAGTCGGAGTTCGGCGACTACGCCAACGTCGTCGGCCAGTCGTACGCCGCGCGTGCGCTGACTCTCGCGAACTCCAGCGAGGCCGGTGCCGCGCGCGACTTCCTGCTCAAGCAGCAGTGCGCGTCGGGCTACTTCCGTGCCGACTTCGACAAGCCCGACGTGCCCAGCCAGGCGTGCGCCGAGGGCGTCGCGGGCAGCGCGGCCGACCCGGACGTCACCGCGCTCGCGGTCATCAACCTGGTCGAGTCGGGCGACAAGAGCCCGGCTGTCGTGGGTGCCCTCGCCAAGGCCGGCACCTGGCTGGCCGACCGGCAGCGGGGCAGCGGCGCGTTCCGCGCTGCTGCGCCGGTGAGCAAGATCAACACCAACTCCACGGCGCTCGGCGGCTACGCCCTGGGCCTGCTGAAGAACCGCGACGCGGCCCTGAAGGCGGCGCTGTGGGTCCGCAAGAACCAGCCGGTCGACAAGTACAAGTGCCGCACCGCGCTGACCAAGGACACCGGTGCCGTGGCCTACCGCAAGGACCGGGCGACCGGTGCCAAGACCAGCGGTATCCCGGCCGACGCCCGTGACGAGTGGCGCCGTGCCACCTCGCAGGCGATCCTCGGCCTGCAGTTCGCCCCGGCGAGCAAGGACAAGCTCCGCATCGTGTCCGTGCGCAAGCAGGCCCGTGCCGGCGAGCGCGTGCAGTTCCGCGTGTTCGGCCTCGCGCCGAGCGAGAGCGCGTGCCTGCAGGTCAAGGGCGACTTCGTCCGTGTGAAGGGCAAGACGTCCGGCGACAAGATCGTCCGCAAGCTGCAGCTGCCCACGGGCAACCAGCGTCGCGTCGCCCTGGTGAAGACCTCGGACGACGAGGCTCGTACGTCGCTCCGCGTGCGCAACTGA
- a CDS encoding prenyltransferase/squalene oxidase repeat-containing protein, translating into MKFTSGLAAVALAAATLAQPLSAPAVAATPAEAADAAGDWIAGELTDGVVIGDYGPDAGSGIDAALALEALGRDADAGGVADGLGPLLVSVNDPYKFGYVKTSEYDYNVPIGEDPIYLREGYYANATAKAAAFVERLGGDAANRYSEIDLLDQLETLTDDVTGRISDDSSYPTDYANSIGQALAVEALTAAGSSEATAATDTLVARQCEAGFFPLSLDGACPATDLHPDVTALVLISLVESGLTTPEVAAAIDGAADWLESAQLTDGSFPGDGGAAGANTNGTGLAGWALGLAGRDDAASKAAAWVRSLQVADAGACASKAPNGAIAFNADDYASARLDGVGLKRTSWRFATFQATPALLWAPTADAPLGITTPATAADGAAVTATVAGLAAGEHGCVALGSVAKSVTGTGADLPVDFQLPAGAGAYTFSVTTVTGTQTSTTTVAGTPPTTTPTTTPTPTTTPTPTTTPTTTPTTAAPVTGELAAAKVERVKRNRFRLDVACEGAAPCEGTIVVRSKQKVENARGKARRVVVARTTYAIAPGASGKVVLKVLRAARPALKSGKLRVVGVQRTPGKDPVRTAFWLKRA; encoded by the coding sequence ATGAAGTTCACCTCAGGGCTGGCAGCCGTCGCGCTCGCAGCCGCCACGCTGGCACAACCCCTGTCCGCCCCGGCTGTCGCCGCGACCCCTGCTGAGGCAGCGGACGCTGCAGGCGACTGGATCGCAGGGGAGCTCACCGACGGCGTCGTGATCGGTGACTACGGTCCGGATGCTGGGTCGGGCATCGACGCCGCGCTGGCCCTCGAGGCGCTCGGCCGCGACGCCGACGCCGGGGGGGTCGCTGACGGCCTGGGACCCCTGCTGGTCTCGGTGAACGACCCGTACAAGTTCGGCTACGTCAAGACGTCCGAGTACGACTACAACGTCCCGATCGGGGAGGACCCGATCTACCTGCGAGAGGGCTATTACGCCAACGCCACCGCGAAGGCTGCCGCCTTCGTCGAGCGCCTCGGTGGCGACGCCGCCAACCGGTACTCCGAGATCGACCTCCTCGACCAGCTCGAGACCCTCACCGACGACGTGACCGGTCGGATCTCCGATGACAGCAGCTACCCGACTGACTACGCGAATTCGATCGGCCAGGCTCTCGCCGTCGAGGCGCTGACCGCGGCCGGCTCGAGCGAGGCCACGGCCGCCACCGACACGCTCGTCGCGCGCCAGTGTGAAGCAGGGTTCTTCCCTCTCTCGCTCGACGGGGCATGTCCCGCCACCGATCTGCACCCTGACGTCACGGCACTGGTGCTGATCTCCCTCGTCGAGTCCGGTCTGACCACGCCGGAGGTCGCAGCCGCGATCGACGGCGCCGCGGACTGGCTCGAGTCGGCGCAGCTGACGGACGGTTCCTTCCCCGGCGACGGCGGAGCCGCCGGCGCCAACACCAACGGCACCGGTCTCGCCGGCTGGGCACTCGGCCTCGCCGGTCGCGACGACGCGGCCAGCAAGGCCGCTGCCTGGGTGCGAAGCCTCCAGGTAGCCGATGCAGGTGCGTGCGCGTCGAAGGCGCCCAATGGCGCCATCGCCTTCAACGCCGACGACTACGCCAGCGCACGTCTGGACGGCGTGGGCCTCAAGCGCACCAGTTGGCGCTTCGCCACGTTCCAGGCCACGCCGGCCCTGCTGTGGGCGCCGACTGCCGACGCTCCGCTCGGCATCACCACCCCGGCCACCGCCGCGGACGGGGCAGCGGTGACAGCCACGGTCGCAGGCCTCGCAGCCGGTGAGCACGGGTGCGTCGCCCTCGGCTCGGTGGCGAAGTCGGTGACCGGCACGGGCGCCGACCTGCCCGTCGACTTCCAGCTCCCGGCCGGTGCCGGGGCGTACACGTTCTCGGTCACCACCGTGACGGGCACGCAGACGTCGACGACCACCGTGGCGGGCACGCCTCCGACCACGACCCCGACCACGACCCCGACCCCGACGACGACCCCGACCCCGACGACGACCCCGACCACGACCCCGACGACGGCCGCGCCTGTGACGGGCGAGCTGGCAGCGGCGAAGGTGGAGCGGGTGAAGCGCAACCGGTTCCGTCTCGACGTCGCCTGCGAGGGTGCGGCTCCCTGCGAGGGCACGATCGTGGTCCGGTCGAAGCAGAAGGTGGAGAACGCTCGCGGCAAGGCCCGTCGCGTGGTGGTCGCTCGCACGACGTACGCCATCGCGCCCGGCGCGTCCGGGAAGGTCGTGCTGAAGGTGCTCCGGGCCGCTCGCCCCGCCCTGAAGTCCGGCAAGCTCCGGGTCGTCGGCGTGCAGCGCACGCCCGGCAAGGACCCGGTCCGCACGGCGTTCTGGCTGAAGCGGGCGTGA
- a CDS encoding energy-coupling factor transporter transmembrane component T: MTGSAALPRDLHPLAWWAWAIGLATAASFTTNPLLLLLIMGSATVVVMARRSGHPFGRSFRLYVLLALFTVVMRVVFRIIFGGQEIGHVLLDLPEIPLPDWAAGVRLLGPVTSEALLAGLYDGLRLAAIIICVGAANSLANPKRVLASVPPALYEIGTALVVAVTIFPQLADSARRVRAAQALRGGATTGVGRLQRFLVPVLEDALERSLSLAAGMDTRGYGRSGGATVRERWVTGALLLLALTGICVGTYAWLDPTAPQVLALPMLGAGVAVAVVGLVSAGRRVQRTRYRPDPWRGAELFTVGIGIAVAVLGYYVSHTQVVVAYPGVTVVPYLSPLALALGVLGALPAVATPVPATAPVRREVTA; the protein is encoded by the coding sequence GTGACCGGATCGGCGGCCCTGCCGCGTGACCTGCACCCGCTCGCCTGGTGGGCCTGGGCGATCGGGCTGGCCACGGCGGCATCGTTCACCACCAACCCGCTGCTGCTGCTCCTCATCATGGGGTCGGCGACGGTGGTGGTGATGGCGCGTCGGTCCGGTCATCCGTTCGGCCGGTCGTTCCGGCTCTACGTGCTCCTGGCACTGTTCACCGTGGTGATGCGGGTGGTCTTCCGGATCATCTTCGGGGGCCAGGAGATCGGCCACGTGCTCCTCGACCTGCCCGAGATCCCGCTGCCGGACTGGGCAGCCGGTGTCCGGCTGCTCGGTCCGGTGACCAGCGAGGCGCTGCTGGCCGGCTTGTACGACGGGCTCCGGCTCGCCGCGATCATCATCTGCGTGGGTGCCGCCAACTCGCTGGCCAACCCCAAGCGCGTGCTCGCCTCCGTGCCGCCGGCGCTCTACGAGATCGGCACCGCCCTCGTCGTCGCGGTGACGATCTTCCCGCAGCTCGCCGACAGCGCCCGTCGGGTCCGGGCCGCCCAAGCGCTGCGCGGCGGCGCCACCACCGGCGTGGGTCGACTCCAGCGCTTCCTGGTGCCGGTCCTCGAGGACGCGCTCGAGCGGTCCCTGTCCCTGGCAGCCGGCATGGACACCCGCGGCTACGGTCGCTCCGGCGGCGCGACCGTCCGCGAGCGGTGGGTGACCGGGGCGCTGCTGCTCCTCGCCCTCACCGGCATCTGCGTCGGGACGTACGCCTGGCTCGACCCGACCGCCCCGCAGGTCCTCGCGTTGCCCATGCTCGGCGCGGGCGTCGCGGTCGCGGTCGTCGGACTGGTCAGCGCCGGACGGCGCGTGCAGCGCACCCGCTACCGGCCCGACCCGTGGCGCGGTGCCGAGCTGTTCACGGTCGGTATCGGCATCGCCGTCGCGGTGCTGGGCTACTACGTCAGCCACACGCAGGTCGTCGTCGCCTATCCCGGCGTGACCGTCGTCCCGTACCTGTCGCCGCTCGCCCTCGCGCTCGGCGTGCTCGGCGCGCTGCCGGCCGTCGCGACCCCCGTCCCCGCCACCGCCCCCGTCCGACGCGAGGTGACCGCGTGA
- a CDS encoding ABC transporter ATP-binding protein, giving the protein MNGHGVIELRDIGFRYAQHQVLDGVDLSLEEGELVLVSGRTGVGKSTLLGIVTGLVPRFTGGVLTGDVLLDGRSIVDQPPRERAHLVGYVGQDPLAGFVADTVEEELAYGMEQLGTAPETMRRRVEETLDLLGIADLRARDLRTLSGGQQQRVAIGAVLTTHPRVLVLDEPTSALDPTAAEEVLATITRLVHDLGLTVLLAEHRLERVVPFADRICLVTGDGGIRVDEPREILVDSPVAPPLVELGRLAGWEPLPLTVRDARRQARSLPEMAPPEPQSSPASDPLLVARGVTVVHGSHVAVRQLDLTLSPGRVTVLMGRNGSGKSSLIWALQGSGRRRSGTINVAGDDPADLAPAERRTHVGLVPQTAADLLYLETVADECAAADTGTDAEPGTCRGLLDRLAPGVDDAIHPRDLSEGQRLALALSIVLSARPPVVLLDEPTRGLDYAGKAELARIVADLAADDHAVLLATHDVEFAAHVADEVVVMAEGEIVSHGTPRRVLAESPSFAPQVTKVLGPPWLVVEEVAAALARAGAGLA; this is encoded by the coding sequence GTGAACGGCCACGGCGTGATCGAGCTGCGCGACATCGGCTTCCGCTACGCCCAGCACCAGGTGCTGGACGGCGTCGACCTCTCCCTCGAGGAGGGCGAGCTGGTCCTCGTCTCGGGCCGCACCGGCGTCGGCAAGTCCACGCTGCTCGGCATCGTCACCGGCCTCGTGCCGCGCTTCACCGGTGGGGTCCTGACGGGCGACGTCCTGCTCGACGGGCGCAGCATCGTCGACCAGCCGCCGCGCGAGCGGGCCCACCTCGTCGGGTACGTCGGCCAGGACCCGCTCGCCGGGTTCGTCGCCGACACGGTCGAGGAGGAGCTCGCCTACGGCATGGAGCAGCTCGGCACCGCGCCGGAGACCATGCGCCGCCGGGTCGAGGAGACGCTCGACCTGCTGGGCATCGCCGACCTGCGCGCCCGCGACCTGCGCACCCTCTCGGGCGGCCAGCAGCAGCGCGTCGCCATCGGGGCGGTGCTGACCACCCACCCCCGCGTGCTGGTCCTCGACGAACCCACCTCCGCCCTCGACCCGACGGCGGCCGAAGAGGTCCTCGCGACCATCACACGCCTGGTCCACGACCTCGGCCTGACGGTGCTCCTCGCCGAGCACCGACTCGAGCGCGTGGTCCCGTTCGCCGACCGGATCTGCCTCGTCACCGGCGACGGGGGCATCCGGGTCGACGAGCCCCGCGAGATCCTCGTCGACTCGCCGGTCGCGCCGCCGCTCGTCGAGCTCGGCCGCCTCGCCGGATGGGAGCCCCTGCCCCTGACCGTCCGCGACGCGCGCCGCCAGGCCCGCTCCCTGCCCGAGATGGCCCCGCCCGAGCCGCAGTCGTCGCCGGCGTCCGACCCGCTGCTGGTCGCCCGGGGCGTGACGGTGGTGCACGGCTCGCACGTCGCCGTACGCCAGCTCGACCTCACGCTGTCCCCGGGACGGGTCACGGTCCTCATGGGCCGCAACGGCTCGGGCAAGTCCAGCCTGATCTGGGCGCTGCAGGGCTCGGGCAGGAGACGGTCGGGGACGATCAACGTGGCCGGCGACGACCCGGCCGACCTCGCGCCCGCCGAGCGTCGTACGCACGTCGGGCTGGTGCCGCAGACCGCCGCCGACCTGCTCTACCTCGAGACCGTCGCCGACGAGTGCGCCGCGGCCGACACCGGCACCGACGCCGAGCCCGGGACCTGCCGCGGCCTGCTCGACCGGCTCGCCCCCGGCGTCGACGACGCCATCCACCCGCGCGACCTCTCCGAGGGACAGCGGCTCGCGCTCGCGCTGTCCATCGTCCTCAGCGCCCGGCCGCCGGTCGTGCTGCTGGACGAACCGACCCGTGGCCTCGACTACGCCGGCAAGGCGGAGCTGGCGCGCATCGTCGCCGACCTCGCCGCTGACGACCACGCCGTGCTCCTGGCCACGCACGACGTCGAGTTCGCCGCCCACGTCGCCGACGAGGTCGTCGTGATGGCCGAGGGCGAGATCGTGTCGCACGGCACGCCGCGACGGGTGCTCGCCGAGTCGCCGTCGTTCGCCCCGCAGGTCACCAAGGTCCTCGGACCGCCGTGGCTGGTCGTCGAGGAGGTCGCGGCGGCGCTGGCGCGGGCGGGGGCGGGACTCGCATGA
- a CDS encoding ECF transporter S component — protein MSILERTRSTTQPEVALPIGPRTAAVLVLASAVGLMMLCWPLLLVAQPGDRVEPPFMFLALLPLVMVVVLAEMGEGGMDSRVLAVLGVLSAINAVMRGLGAGTAGIELVFFLLVLGGRVFGAGFGFVLGCTSLFASALLTAGVGPWLPFQMICAAWVGMGAGLLPRRVSGRAEIGMLGAYAVVASYLYGMLMNLSFWPFTLGIVVPGHEGALAYVAGAPVLENAHRFLIYTLLTSTGGWDTGRAITTGIAIAVLGPAILTTLRRAARRAVVRPG, from the coding sequence ATGAGCATCCTCGAGCGCACCCGGTCCACGACCCAGCCGGAGGTCGCCCTGCCCATCGGGCCGCGGACCGCCGCGGTGCTGGTCCTCGCCTCTGCCGTCGGCCTGATGATGCTGTGCTGGCCGCTGCTGCTCGTGGCCCAGCCCGGGGACCGGGTCGAGCCGCCCTTCATGTTCCTCGCGCTGCTCCCGCTCGTGATGGTCGTCGTGCTCGCCGAGATGGGGGAGGGCGGCATGGACTCACGCGTGCTCGCCGTCCTCGGGGTCCTCTCCGCGATCAACGCGGTCATGCGCGGGCTCGGCGCCGGGACGGCCGGCATCGAGCTGGTGTTCTTCCTCCTCGTGCTGGGTGGTCGCGTGTTCGGTGCCGGCTTCGGCTTCGTCCTGGGCTGTACGTCGCTGTTCGCCTCCGCGCTGCTGACCGCGGGCGTCGGGCCGTGGCTGCCGTTCCAGATGATCTGCGCTGCCTGGGTCGGCATGGGCGCGGGCCTGCTGCCGCGGCGGGTGAGCGGCCGCGCCGAGATCGGCATGCTGGGCGCCTACGCGGTGGTCGCGTCCTACCTCTACGGCATGCTGATGAACCTCAGCTTCTGGCCGTTCACCCTCGGAATCGTGGTCCCCGGCCACGAGGGCGCGCTGGCCTACGTCGCCGGGGCGCCGGTGCTGGAGAACGCGCACCGGTTCCTGATCTACACGCTCCTCACCTCGACGGGCGGCTGGGACACCGGGCGCGCGATCACCACCGGCATCGCGATCGCCGTGCTCGGCCCGGCGATCCTCACCACGCTGCGCCGGGCGGCACGTCGCGCCGTCGTACGACCCGGCTGA
- a CDS encoding PQQ-dependent sugar dehydrogenase: protein MRSRLAVGSLVLSLGAVAGCSGTDTEPIPRVTQPTDLPSQPTPTDTPTDGESEPGTPPGSPGGPPDVVDTLVEGLEVPWGVDFLPDGEAVVTERISGRVLRIGTDGEVSPLGAVAGAVPQGEAGLLGVAVSPDFETDRTLFLYLTTDTDNRVVRAELDGARLGRTTVVLDGIPAGFIHDGGRIAFGPDGQLYVTTGETGDPELAQDPQSLAGKILRITPDGDPAPGNPDPDSPVWSLGHRNVQGLAWDDDGRLWASEFGDSEWDELNLVEKGGNYGWPLVEGAGGDASYIDPQLVWPVDQASPSGLAFADGHLWMAGLRGQRLWRIAVSADGKASKPRAFFGDEYGRLRTVVAAPDGLLWLTTSNRDGRGEPTPDDDRILRVQP, encoded by the coding sequence ATGAGATCGCGACTGGCCGTGGGTTCGCTGGTCCTCTCGCTCGGCGCTGTCGCGGGTTGCTCGGGCACCGACACCGAGCCGATCCCGCGCGTCACCCAGCCCACCGACCTGCCCAGCCAGCCGACCCCCACCGACACCCCGACCGACGGCGAGTCCGAGCCCGGGACGCCGCCCGGCTCCCCCGGCGGCCCGCCCGACGTGGTCGACACGCTCGTCGAGGGACTCGAGGTGCCGTGGGGCGTGGACTTCCTCCCGGACGGTGAGGCCGTGGTCACCGAGCGCATCTCCGGGCGCGTGCTCCGCATCGGGACGGACGGCGAGGTGTCACCGCTCGGCGCCGTCGCGGGCGCCGTGCCCCAGGGTGAGGCCGGCCTCCTCGGCGTCGCGGTGTCCCCGGACTTCGAGACCGACCGGACGCTGTTCCTCTACCTGACCACCGACACCGACAACCGGGTCGTCCGGGCCGAGCTGGACGGCGCGCGGCTCGGACGTACGACGGTCGTCCTGGACGGCATCCCCGCCGGCTTCATCCACGACGGCGGACGCATCGCCTTCGGCCCGGACGGCCAGCTCTACGTCACGACCGGCGAGACCGGCGACCCCGAGCTGGCCCAGGACCCGCAGAGCCTGGCCGGGAAGATCCTCCGCATCACGCCCGACGGCGACCCCGCTCCCGGCAACCCGGACCCCGACTCGCCGGTGTGGTCGCTCGGCCACCGCAACGTGCAGGGACTGGCGTGGGACGACGACGGGCGCCTGTGGGCCTCGGAGTTCGGCGACTCGGAGTGGGACGAGCTCAACCTGGTCGAGAAGGGCGGCAACTACGGCTGGCCGCTGGTCGAGGGTGCCGGCGGCGACGCGTCGTACATCGACCCGCAGCTCGTGTGGCCGGTCGACCAGGCCTCGCCGAGCGGGCTGGCCTTCGCCGACGGCCACCTGTGGATGGCGGGCCTGCGCGGCCAGCGCCTGTGGCGCATCGCAGTCTCCGCCGACGGGAAGGCGTCGAAGCCGCGGGCGTTCTTCGGCGACGAGTACGGGCGGCTGCGCACCGTGGTCGCCGCCCCCGACGGGCTGCTCTGGCTGACGACCTCCAACCGCGACGGGCGTGGCGAGCCGACGCCGGACGACGACCGGATCCTCCGCGTCCAGCCCTGA